From BD1-7 clade bacterium, a single genomic window includes:
- the pyrF gene encoding Orotidine 5'-phosphate decarboxylase: MANTKPVVVALDYADLTALYALVDQLDPEACRLKVGKEAFTRFGPDMVRELVACGFDVFLDLKFHDIPNTVAKAVASAAELGVWMVNVHASGGSRMMKAAAEALKPFGDSRPLLIGVTVLTSMDQSDLDELGLPAADVQVARLASLAAASGLDGVVCSAQEVAIVQQACGEQFITVTPGIRPAGSVADDQRRTLTPKDAILQGSDYLVIGRPITQSGDPLAALQTINTSIFDH, translated from the coding sequence ATGGCAAACACTAAACCTGTTGTGGTTGCGCTGGATTACGCGGACTTAACCGCGCTCTATGCATTGGTGGATCAATTAGATCCTGAAGCGTGCCGCTTAAAAGTTGGCAAAGAAGCATTTACACGATTCGGCCCAGATATGGTACGCGAATTGGTTGCGTGTGGTTTTGACGTCTTTCTCGACCTTAAATTTCATGATATCCCAAACACCGTGGCAAAAGCAGTTGCGAGTGCTGCGGAGTTGGGTGTGTGGATGGTCAATGTGCATGCCAGTGGTGGCTCCCGGATGATGAAAGCCGCTGCTGAAGCATTGAAGCCTTTCGGTGATTCACGTCCATTGTTGATTGGTGTGACTGTGCTGACTAGCATGGATCAATCTGATTTGGATGAGCTGGGTTTGCCAGCGGCGGATGTGCAGGTGGCGCGCCTTGCTAGCCTAGCCGCCGCAAGCGGGCTTGATGGGGTTGTATGCTCCGCACAGGAAGTTGCGATTGTTCAGCAGGCTTGTGGAGAGCAATTTATTACCGTCACGCCAGGCATACGCCCGGCAGGATCGGTAGCCGATGACCAGCGTCGAACCTTAACCCCGAAAGATGCAATCTTGCAGGGTTCAGACTATCTCGTGATTGGTCGCCCTATTACACAGTCAGGTGATCCGTTAGCGGCTTTGCAGACTATTAATACGAGTATTTTTGACCACTGA
- the lapB_2 gene encoding Lipopolysaccharide assembly protein B: protein MTSEIGLFLAVFLAIFIGWLLGKFPWSTFWKKFRNRGWRKAYMEGIHLLLNQESDQAIETFLHSWAVSSDNFDLHNALANMLRRKGEVDRAIRIHANLIECEKLHKEQVRQASIELANDYIKAGLLDRAERLLINVVNSSRDFEERALELLQQIYELEKEWYKAIVVAEQLAPRRSVAFESNTLSSGKERVEIAHYYCEIAEEALQDDNFRASEEALDQALRYDARCARAAIIRAEMAYERGDADTAIRELQEVADYEPYLIVESLDVLERCYGDRVDELVVYLRAFIDNYPSSRLDAAIFRLMKSSSRNDADEFLFERVKIRPTLSGLDLLVASESDTAAGYSKSRLMHELVSEVLQSKPQYQCRSCGYSGNHMHWQCPQCHSWDTVRRIRGKEGD, encoded by the coding sequence ATGACTTCCGAAATCGGCTTGTTTCTGGCGGTTTTCCTGGCGATCTTTATCGGCTGGCTGCTTGGCAAGTTTCCATGGAGCACGTTCTGGAAAAAGTTTCGTAACCGGGGCTGGCGCAAAGCTTACATGGAAGGCATCCACTTACTGTTAAATCAGGAGTCGGATCAGGCGATTGAGACCTTTCTGCATTCTTGGGCTGTATCATCCGATAACTTTGACTTGCACAATGCTTTGGCGAATATGTTGCGCCGCAAGGGTGAAGTTGATCGTGCCATCCGAATTCATGCCAATCTAATTGAATGCGAAAAACTCCATAAAGAACAAGTTCGACAAGCGTCGATTGAGCTGGCAAATGATTATATCAAGGCCGGTTTACTGGATCGCGCGGAGCGTCTGCTGATCAATGTGGTCAATTCTTCGAGAGATTTCGAAGAGCGCGCATTGGAGTTGTTGCAGCAAATTTATGAGCTTGAAAAAGAATGGTACAAAGCGATCGTTGTTGCTGAGCAGCTGGCGCCGCGCCGCAGTGTGGCGTTTGAATCAAATACACTGAGCTCGGGTAAAGAGCGGGTCGAAATAGCTCATTACTACTGTGAAATCGCCGAAGAGGCACTTCAGGACGACAATTTTCGCGCCAGCGAAGAGGCTCTGGACCAAGCGTTACGGTATGATGCCCGTTGCGCGAGAGCTGCCATCATTCGAGCAGAAATGGCATACGAAAGAGGTGATGCTGACACGGCCATCCGTGAGCTTCAAGAAGTTGCAGATTACGAACCCTATCTCATCGTTGAATCACTCGATGTTCTCGAGCGATGCTATGGCGATCGTGTCGATGAATTGGTCGTCTACCTGCGTGCGTTTATCGATAATTACCCCTCCAGTCGTCTTGATGCCGCGATCTTCCGGTTGATGAAATCGAGTTCGCGGAATGATGCGGATGAATTTCTGTTCGAGCGGGTTAAAATACGGCCTACGTTATCTGGGCTTGATTTGCTGGTGGCGAGCGAATCCGATACTGCTGCTGGCTATAGTAAATCGCGTTTGATGCACGAACTGGTCAGTGAAGTATTGCAAAGCAAACCTCAGTATCAGTGCCGCAGCTGCGGTTATTCGGGCAATCATATGCATTGGCAATGCCCGCAGTGTCATAGCTGGGATACTGTTCGCCGCATACGCGGTAAAGAAGGCGATTAG
- the ihfB gene encoding Integration host factor subunit beta, protein MTKSELIERIAELQPQLSVKDVELAVKAIIESMSETLADGGRIEIRGFGSFSLHYRAPRKGRNPKTGDAVDLEGKSVPHFKPGKEMRERVNTSIGV, encoded by the coding sequence ATGACTAAATCGGAATTAATCGAGCGCATTGCTGAACTACAACCGCAACTTTCGGTGAAAGATGTCGAACTTGCGGTGAAGGCCATTATCGAGAGCATGTCTGAAACCCTGGCTGACGGAGGACGTATTGAAATCCGGGGATTTGGTAGCTTTTCTCTACATTATCGAGCACCCCGTAAAGGGCGTAACCCGAAAACCGGTGACGCGGTGGATCTTGAGGGCAAGTCAGTGCCTCATTTTAAACCGGGCAAAGAGATGAGAGAGCGGGTCAATACATCGATTGGTGTTTGA
- the rpsA gene encoding 30S ribosomal protein S1 has translation MSESFAELFEESLQTLEMEPGSIVTGIVIDVDSDWVTVHAGLKSEGVIPANQFLDDNGEVAVSIGDEVQVALETVEDGFGETKLSREKAKRAEAWIELEKAHVDDEVIQGVISGKVKGGFTVDVHNIRAFLPGSLVDVRPVRDTAHLEGKTLDFKVIKLDAKRNNVVVSRRAVLEEANSAERDELLANLQEGMAVKGIVKNLTDYGAFVDLGGVDGLLHITDMAWKRIKHPSEIVNVGDEIEVRILKFDRERNRVSLGLKQLGEDPWVAVKGRYPEGTRTSARVTNLTDYGCFAELEEGVEGLVHVSEMDWTNKNVHPSKIVQVGDEVEVMVLDIDEERRRISLGIKQCQANPWDDFAEKFVKGDKISGTIKSITDFGIFIGLDGNIDGLVHLSDISWNETGEDAVRNFKKGDEIETVILSVDSERERISLGVKQLESDPFNEYVTTNDKGTIVKGIVKEVDAKAVVVTLNEEVEGTIKASELSIDKVEDARNLVKEGEEIEARVVSVDRKNRAIGLSVKAIALADEKEAVKALKERTTADNAPTTIGDLIKAQMDKE, from the coding sequence ATGAGCGAAAGCTTTGCTGAACTATTTGAAGAAAGTTTACAAACCCTTGAGATGGAACCTGGTTCGATCGTTACCGGTATCGTTATCGATGTTGATAGTGACTGGGTAACCGTACACGCAGGTCTAAAATCTGAAGGTGTTATCCCCGCCAACCAATTCCTGGACGATAACGGCGAAGTTGCTGTATCTATTGGCGATGAAGTACAAGTTGCACTGGAAACTGTTGAAGATGGTTTCGGTGAGACCAAATTGTCACGTGAAAAAGCTAAGCGCGCAGAAGCTTGGATTGAGCTGGAAAAAGCACACGTTGATGATGAAGTTATTCAGGGTGTTATCAGTGGCAAGGTTAAAGGTGGTTTCACCGTTGACGTTCACAACATCCGTGCCTTCCTGCCAGGTTCTTTGGTAGACGTTCGCCCGGTTCGCGATACAGCGCACTTGGAAGGCAAGACTCTAGACTTTAAAGTAATCAAACTGGATGCCAAGCGTAACAACGTTGTTGTTTCTCGTCGTGCAGTTCTGGAAGAAGCAAACAGCGCTGAGCGTGATGAGTTGCTGGCTAACCTGCAAGAAGGTATGGCTGTTAAAGGTATCGTTAAGAACCTGACAGACTACGGTGCATTCGTAGATCTGGGCGGTGTTGACGGTCTGTTGCACATCACTGATATGGCTTGGAAGCGTATCAAGCACCCATCTGAAATCGTTAACGTGGGTGACGAGATTGAAGTACGTATCCTGAAGTTCGATCGTGAGCGTAACCGCGTTTCTCTGGGTCTGAAGCAACTGGGTGAAGATCCATGGGTTGCAGTGAAAGGTCGTTACCCAGAAGGCACACGTACTTCTGCACGCGTAACTAACCTAACTGACTACGGTTGCTTCGCTGAGCTGGAAGAAGGTGTTGAAGGTCTGGTACACGTTTCTGAAATGGATTGGACTAACAAGAACGTTCACCCATCTAAGATTGTTCAGGTTGGTGACGAAGTTGAAGTTATGGTTCTGGACATCGACGAAGAGCGTCGTCGTATTTCTCTGGGTATCAAACAGTGTCAAGCTAATCCTTGGGACGACTTCGCTGAGAAATTCGTTAAAGGCGACAAGATCTCTGGCACCATTAAGTCGATCACCGATTTCGGTATCTTCATTGGTCTTGATGGCAACATCGATGGTCTGGTTCACTTGTCTGATATTTCTTGGAACGAGACTGGCGAAGACGCAGTACGCAACTTTAAGAAAGGCGACGAAATCGAGACAGTTATCCTGTCTGTAGATTCAGAGCGTGAGCGTATCTCCTTGGGCGTGAAGCAGCTTGAAAGTGATCCTTTCAACGAGTATGTCACTACCAATGACAAGGGTACTATCGTTAAAGGTATCGTTAAAGAAGTGGATGCTAAAGCCGTTGTTGTTACTCTGAACGAAGAAGTTGAAGGTACTATTAAAGCTTCTGAACTGTCTATCGACAAAGTTGAAGATGCTCGTAACCTTGTTAAAGAAGGCGAAGAGATCGAAGCTCGTGTTGTTAGCGTTGATCGTAAGAACCGCGCCATTGGCCTGTCTGTGAAAGCAATTGCATTGGCTGACGAGAAAGAAGCGGTTAAAGCGCTGAAAGAACGTACAACTGCAGATAACGCACCGACAACTATCGGTGACCTGATCAAGGCACAGATGGATAAGGAATAA
- the cmk gene encoding Cytidylate kinase — protein sequence MSSPVITIDGPSGAGKGTLSQMLARHLGWQFLDSGAIYRLCGLACLKANIAFDDHVSVIACAQSLDIDFIVTDDGLQTLLDGEEVTAQLRTEEGGAAASQVASIPAVREALLQRQRAFAKSPGLVADGRDMGTVVFCDAALKFYLTASAEERAARRYKQLQQAGESVNLAAILADIQSRDERDMSRKVAPLKPADDAIEVESTDLSIDAVFNIMLENVHAKGLV from the coding sequence ATGAGCTCACCGGTAATTACCATTGATGGCCCGAGTGGCGCTGGTAAAGGCACGCTGAGTCAGATGTTGGCACGACATCTTGGGTGGCAGTTTCTTGATTCTGGCGCGATTTACCGGCTTTGCGGTTTGGCGTGTCTCAAAGCCAATATCGCGTTTGATGATCATGTGTCAGTGATTGCTTGTGCGCAGTCGCTGGATATTGATTTTATCGTTACTGACGACGGTCTGCAGACACTGTTGGATGGTGAGGAAGTTACCGCGCAACTTCGCACGGAAGAGGGCGGGGCAGCGGCTTCTCAGGTTGCTTCTATACCCGCTGTTCGGGAAGCTTTGCTGCAGCGTCAGCGTGCATTTGCGAAATCGCCGGGTCTGGTTGCCGATGGTCGAGACATGGGAACTGTGGTTTTTTGCGATGCCGCATTGAAGTTTTACCTGACGGCATCGGCCGAAGAACGAGCAGCTCGCCGTTACAAACAGTTGCAACAGGCTGGGGAATCTGTTAACCTCGCCGCGATTTTGGCGGACATACAGTCTCGAGATGAGCGGGATATGAGCCGTAAAGTCGCACCGTTAAAACCTGCAGATGATGCTATCGAAGTCGAATCGACCGATCTGAGTATTGATGCAGTTTTTAATATTATGCTTGAGAACGTGCACGCCAAAGGCCTTGTCTAA
- the aroA gene encoding 3-phosphoshikimate 1-carboxyvinyltransferase, giving the protein MGSLNFIAKKGQAITGEIRVPGDKSISHRSIMFGSLAEGVSHVTGFLEGQDALATLNAFRAMGVEIEGPSQGEVTIHGVGMHGLKAPQALLDMGNSGTSIRLLSGLLAGQGFDVTMTGDESLSKRPMKRVIDPLALMGAQVESAEGGRPPLLLKAGSALQAIDYPLPMASAQVKSCVLLAGLYAQGRTSITEPAPTRDHTERMLEAFGYEVEVNGATRAVVGGGKLTAADIDVPADISSAAFFMVAASIMQGSDLTLQHVGINPTRIGIINILRKMGANITLLNERKVGGEPVADIRIQGAALKGIRIDEADVPLAIDEFPVLFVAAACAEGETVLTGAEELRVKESDRIQVMADGLIACGIDARPTEDGIVIQGGQFQGGEVQSHHDHRISMSFSVASLVSEAPIRILGCDNVATSFPNFVELANNVGFNLSIEEASAA; this is encoded by the coding sequence ATGGGTTCTCTTAACTTTATTGCGAAAAAAGGTCAGGCGATCACCGGTGAAATTCGTGTGCCTGGTGATAAATCCATCTCTCATCGCTCCATCATGTTTGGTTCGTTGGCCGAGGGTGTGAGCCACGTCACTGGGTTTCTTGAAGGCCAGGATGCACTGGCGACCTTGAATGCTTTTCGGGCGATGGGTGTCGAAATCGAAGGGCCTTCTCAAGGTGAGGTAACGATTCATGGTGTGGGCATGCATGGTTTGAAAGCCCCGCAAGCGCTGTTGGACATGGGTAACAGTGGGACGTCTATCCGCTTGCTGTCAGGCTTACTGGCCGGGCAGGGGTTTGATGTCACAATGACAGGCGATGAATCTCTATCGAAACGCCCAATGAAGCGAGTGATTGATCCGTTGGCATTAATGGGTGCGCAGGTCGAGTCTGCTGAAGGTGGCCGACCGCCGTTGCTGTTGAAAGCCGGATCTGCGTTACAAGCGATTGATTACCCGTTGCCGATGGCAAGTGCCCAAGTGAAGTCTTGTGTCTTGTTGGCCGGTTTGTACGCTCAGGGGCGCACGTCGATCACTGAGCCTGCGCCAACGCGTGATCATACCGAGCGTATGCTGGAGGCCTTTGGCTATGAAGTCGAAGTTAACGGTGCAACACGGGCAGTTGTAGGCGGTGGCAAATTAACGGCTGCTGATATCGATGTGCCTGCGGATATATCGTCTGCGGCGTTTTTTATGGTTGCGGCATCAATCATGCAGGGATCAGATTTGACATTACAGCATGTGGGTATCAACCCGACACGGATTGGTATTATCAATATTCTACGTAAAATGGGCGCCAATATTACCCTGCTGAATGAACGCAAAGTAGGCGGTGAGCCGGTTGCTGATATTCGTATTCAAGGTGCTGCATTGAAAGGTATTCGTATCGACGAAGCAGATGTGCCATTGGCAATTGATGAATTTCCAGTTTTGTTCGTCGCTGCAGCGTGTGCAGAAGGCGAAACAGTATTGACTGGCGCTGAAGAGTTACGGGTGAAGGAATCCGATCGTATTCAAGTTATGGCAGATGGCCTGATTGCTTGTGGTATTGATGCGCGTCCGACAGAAGATGGCATTGTTATTCAGGGTGGTCAATTCCAGGGTGGCGAAGTTCAAAGTCATCACGATCACCGTATTTCTATGTCGTTTTCGGTGGCCTCTCTAGTCTCCGAAGCACCGATTCGTATCCTTGGTTGCGATAATGTTGCGACGTCATTTCCAAATTTTGTTGAATTGGCCAACAATGTTGGTTTTAACCTCAGTATTGAAGAGGCATCGGCAGCATGA
- the tyrC gene encoding Cyclohexadienyl dehydrogenase, producing the protein MLANTILIIGTGLIGGSFAKGLKQRNLIRCAIGYGRRYKQLELGIELAVIDEAARDLPQAIARADVIVLGVPTLTVADYLDVIAEHRKADSVVTDVASVKGEIAHVIREHYGAIPPWFVLGHPIAGSEKSGITASNGDLYVHHKVILTPEVDTDENALALIRALWEGVGADVVCMGINEHDRVLAATSHLPHALAFSLVDCLQAMDANVDVFRFAAGGFRDFTRIAGSHPVMWHDIMLANKSAILEMMGEFKAALSNLENAMENDDSDTILAMFERAKASREHFAGLIDAASSTESNAAISADLSKDKN; encoded by the coding sequence ATGCTTGCAAATACCATTCTGATTATCGGCACCGGGCTCATCGGTGGTTCGTTCGCAAAAGGGCTGAAACAACGTAATTTGATTCGTTGCGCCATCGGTTATGGCCGACGTTATAAACAGCTAGAGCTGGGTATTGAACTCGCGGTTATCGATGAGGCGGCACGCGATCTACCTCAGGCAATTGCGCGCGCTGATGTTATTGTATTGGGCGTGCCGACACTAACGGTTGCAGATTATCTGGATGTTATTGCTGAGCACCGTAAGGCTGATTCAGTAGTAACCGATGTAGCCAGCGTCAAAGGTGAGATTGCCCACGTAATTCGCGAGCATTACGGTGCTATTCCTCCTTGGTTTGTTTTAGGGCATCCGATTGCAGGTTCTGAAAAATCCGGTATTACTGCGTCTAACGGCGATCTGTATGTTCACCATAAAGTGATTTTGACGCCTGAAGTCGATACCGACGAGAATGCGCTAGCGTTGATCCGGGCCTTATGGGAAGGCGTTGGTGCAGATGTTGTGTGTATGGGCATTAATGAACACGATCGGGTGTTAGCGGCTACTAGTCACTTGCCTCACGCCTTGGCATTCTCATTAGTCGACTGCTTGCAGGCGATGGACGCCAATGTTGACGTGTTTCGTTTTGCCGCCGGTGGCTTTCGGGATTTTACCCGCATTGCCGGTAGCCATCCGGTGATGTGGCACGACATCATGCTGGCGAATAAATCCGCCATTCTCGAGATGATGGGTGAGTTCAAGGCAGCATTATCAAACCTTGAAAATGCCATGGAAAACGATGACAGCGATACCATTCTCGCCATGTTCGAGCGTGCTAAAGCTTCGCGTGAGCATTTCGCNGGCTTAATTGATGCTGCGTCATCAACTGAATCAAACGCCGCAATATCTGCGGATCTATCTAAAGACAAAAACTGA
- the hisC_4 gene encoding Histidinol-phosphate aminotransferase has product MSCDFLALAKSGVQHLMPYQPGKPIDELERELGITDIVKLASNENPLGLSPKVKALLSDNLDELTRYPDGAAFELRAKVAATHGVAAEQLVFGNGSNDVLDLIGMCFLNPDVSAIYSDHAFVVYPLMVKAQGARAIEVPAKDWGHDLDAMLAAIEPDTRVIFIANPNNPTGTWLGHAEVERFLKQVPDDVIVVLDEAYSEYIHSVDYANGIALLKQFDNLIVTRTFSKAYGLAGLRVGCSISSVAMAGIINRVRAPFNVNTLAQLAATCVLDDSEYLQQSIAVNDTGRQQLEAGLSALGYDFIPSQGNFISFDTRTDANAVYQALLEKGVIVRPVGPYKMPGFLRVSIGLEAENQRFLDALTALAD; this is encoded by the coding sequence GTGAGTTGTGATTTTCTGGCACTGGCCAAAAGTGGCGTGCAACACCTGATGCCTTATCAACCAGGCAAGCCGATTGATGAGTTGGAACGTGAGCTAGGTATCACTGATATCGTTAAGCTGGCGAGCAACGAAAATCCGTTGGGATTAAGCCCTAAGGTCAAGGCGTTACTGTCTGATAATTTGGACGAGTTAACACGATACCCTGATGGTGCTGCGTTTGAATTACGCGCGAAAGTAGCTGCCACGCACGGCGTTGCGGCTGAACAGTTGGTGTTCGGTAATGGCTCTAACGATGTGCTTGATCTGATCGGCATGTGCTTTCTGAATCCAGATGTCAGCGCGATATATTCGGATCATGCTTTTGTGGTTTATCCACTCATGGTTAAGGCTCAAGGCGCTCGTGCCATCGAGGTGCCTGCGAAAGACTGGGGGCATGATCTTGATGCCATGTTGGCAGCGATTGAGCCGGATACACGGGTTATTTTTATTGCCAACCCTAACAACCCAACGGGTACTTGGTTGGGGCATGCCGAAGTCGAACGTTTCCTCAAGCAAGTACCCGACGACGTTATTGTTGTGTTGGATGAAGCTTACAGTGAGTACATTCACAGCGTTGATTATGCCAACGGCATCGCATTACTGAAGCAGTTCGACAACCTCATCGTGACCCGCACGTTTTCAAAAGCCTATGGTTTGGCCGGGTTACGAGTTGGGTGTAGTATTTCGTCTGTGGCGATGGCGGGCATTATCAATCGTGTCAGAGCACCGTTCAACGTTAATACTTTGGCGCAACTGGCGGCTACCTGCGTGCTGGATGATAGCGAATACTTGCAGCAGTCGATTGCAGTAAACGATACGGGTCGTCAGCAGCTTGAAGCTGGGCTATCCGCACTTGGTTATGATTTCATTCCCTCACAAGGCAATTTTATATCGTTTGATACCCGTACCGATGCCAATGCCGTGTATCAGGCGTTGCTCGAAAAAGGCGTGATTGTACGGCCGGTTGGGCCTTATAAAATGCCTGGTTTTTTGCGGGTGTCAATCGGCCTTGAGGCAGAAAATCAGCGCTTTTTAGACGCGCTGACGGCATTGGCTGATTGA
- the pheA gene encoding P-protein, which yields MADDALTLESLRNQIDTLDQQIHQLLNERAKCAQNVADVKLAEVAPEERASVKFYRPEREAQVLRKVKDRNQGPLSDDTVAHIFREVMSACLALEQPLNVAYLGPAGTFTHAAAIKHFGHAVVANSVDSIDQVFSEVESGEAIYGVVPVENSTEGMVNHTLDNFIKSTVSICGEVELAVKHMLLVNKSADTSKITRICAHQQALAQCRNYLDKHWPNVPRVAVSSNSRAAQLASDEVGTAAIAGDMAAEIYNVDVAVENIQDSAQNTTRFLIVGREQVEPSGEDKTSIIVSMRNEPGALFSLLESFQREEIMLTRIDTRPSPTEKWAYLFFIEFEGHQDEPAIQRIMEELSERSVYMKMLGSYPKAAL from the coding sequence ATGGCCGATGACGCGCTAACACTCGAATCTTTGCGAAACCAGATCGATACGCTGGATCAACAAATTCACCAATTACTCAACGAACGTGCAAAATGTGCGCAAAACGTAGCGGATGTAAAGCTTGCAGAGGTTGCGCCAGAAGAGCGCGCCAGTGTGAAGTTTTATCGTCCAGAGCGTGAAGCACAGGTACTTCGTAAGGTAAAAGATCGTAATCAAGGGCCATTGTCTGATGACACCGTTGCGCATATTTTTCGCGAGGTGATGTCGGCGTGTTTGGCGCTGGAGCAACCGTTGAATGTTGCTTACCTCGGCCCTGCAGGCACCTTTACGCATGCCGCAGCGATCAAGCATTTTGGTCATGCCGTGGTTGCAAATTCCGTTGATTCCATCGACCAAGTATTTAGCGAAGTGGAATCCGGTGAGGCCATATATGGCGTCGTGCCTGTTGAGAACTCAACCGAAGGCATGGTGAACCACACGTTAGATAATTTCATCAAATCGACCGTGTCGATTTGTGGTGAAGTAGAGCTTGCCGTCAAGCATATGCTGTTGGTGAATAAATCTGCCGATACCAGCAAGATTACGCGTATTTGTGCGCACCAGCAGGCGCTTGCACAATGCCGTAACTATCTTGATAAACATTGGCCTAATGTGCCGCGTGTTGCTGTTAGCTCTAACTCTCGGGCCGCACAGCTGGCCAGTGATGAAGTGGGCACGGCGGCGATTGCCGGCGATATGGCTGCCGAAATTTACAACGTTGATGTTGCGGTTGAAAATATTCAGGATTCAGCGCAAAACACGACGCGTTTTCTGATTGTCGGCAGAGAGCAGGTCGAACCCAGTGGTGAGGATAAAACCTCAATCATCGTCTCTATGCGCAATGAACCGGGCGCGTTGTTTTCTCTGTTGGAATCTTTTCAGCGTGAAGAAATCATGTTGACCCGCATTGACACACGACCTTCGCCGACCGAGAAGTGGGCGTATTTGTTTTTTATTGAATTCGAAGGTCATCAGGATGAGCCGGCCATTCAGCGAATTATGGAAGAGCTCTCCGAACGCTCTGTATACATGAAAATGCTCGGGTCTTATCCGAAAGCGGCCCTTTAA
- the serC gene encoding Phosphoserine aminotransferase: protein MARVHNFCAGPAALPLEVLEQAQQEMLDWQGAGLSVMEMSHRSPEIVKIFEEAEQDLRDLMAIPDDYAVLFLQGGASTQFSAIPLNLLGDKGAADYVNTGQWSKKAIKEAKRYADVNVVASSEDDNFASIPAFDSWNLNADAAYLHYTPNETIGGVEFFWEPETQGVPLVADMSSTILSRPVDVSKFGVIYAGAQKNIGPAGLTLVIVRKDLLGNAADATPTMLDWKTIADNDSMYNTPPTYAVYLAGLVFKWLKKQGGLDAMEQINRRKAEKLYGYIDASDFYANPVEIASRSLMNVPFTLANADLDKAFLKGADEIGLLNLKGHRSVGGMRASIYNAVPEQAIDDLIAYMQKFAAENA, encoded by the coding sequence ATGGCACGAGTGCATAATTTTTGCGCGGGCCCGGCGGCGTTACCGCTGGAAGTACTTGAACAAGCTCAACAGGAAATGCTCGATTGGCAGGGCGCAGGCCTATCAGTGATGGAAATGAGCCATCGCAGCCCTGAGATCGTCAAGATCTTCGAAGAAGCTGAGCAAGACCTTCGTGATCTGATGGCAATTCCTGATGACTATGCCGTATTGTTTTTGCAAGGTGGCGCAAGCACGCAGTTTTCCGCGATCCCTCTGAATCTGCTGGGCGATAAAGGCGCGGCAGATTACGTGAATACCGGGCAGTGGTCGAAAAAAGCGATCAAAGAAGCCAAACGTTACGCTGACGTCAATGTCGTGGCTAGCTCTGAAGATGATAACTTCGCTAGCATTCCGGCGTTTGACAGCTGGAATCTGAACGCTGACGCAGCTTATCTACATTACACACCTAACGAGACTATCGGCGGTGTTGAATTTTTCTGGGAACCAGAGACGCAAGGCGTTCCTTTGGTTGCAGATATGTCATCAACGATTCTGTCGCGTCCAGTTGATGTGAGCAAGTTTGGCGTTATCTATGCTGGTGCACAGAAGAACATCGGCCCGGCTGGTCTGACGCTGGTTATTGTTCGCAAAGATTTGCTGGGCAATGCTGCTGATGCAACACCGACCATGCTGGATTGGAAAACCATTGCAGACAACGATAGCATGTACAACACACCGCCAACCTATGCGGTATATCTGGCCGGGCTTGTTTTCAAATGGTTGAAGAAACAAGGCGGTTTAGATGCTATGGAACAAATTAATCGTCGCAAGGCTGAAAAACTTTACGGCTACATCGATGCGTCTGATTTCTACGCTAATCCGGTTGAAATCGCGTCTCGTTCATTGATGAATGTGCCATTCACTTTGGCGAATGCGGATCTTGATAAAGCATTTTTGAAAGGTGCCGATGAAATCGGTCTTTTGAACCTGAAAGGCCACCGTAGTGTCGGTGGTATGCGTGCAAGTATCTACAATGCCGTACCTGAGCAGGCGATTGATGACTTGATCGCGTACATGCAGAAGTTTGCAGCTGAAAACGCTTAG